The genomic segment CACACCCCCGGGCCGGGATGATTCCGGATGATTTCAGTCCCAACCGATGATATTCTGCCCGCACCAAGGAAAGCAAACTGCTATCAATATGCCAGGAGAAGACGCTGAGCCCGTAACCGTTCTGATGGTCGCCATTGGCGGCTACGGATTCCATTATCTGAAGACTCTGCTCGATGAGCTGCCGCCCTCGCGTTGCCGACTAGCGGGTGTTGTGGACCCGATGGCAGAGCGCTCGCTGCTGTGGCCGGTTGTGAGCCACTTTGGCATTCCGGCCTGTTCGTCCATCGACGAGTTCTATGAGGAAGGCCACCACGCCGATCTGGCCGTGATCTCCTCGCCGATTCACTGGCATGTGCCGCAGAGCCTCGTTGCGCTGTCTCGCGGGTCTTCGGTCCTCTGCGACAAGCCGCTGGGAGCGACGATCCAGGAGGCCCGGGAACTCGTCGAGGGCAGGGACCACTCCGGCCGCTGGGTCATGATCGGCTACCAGTGGTCGTACTCCAGAGCGATACTCGCACTCAAGCGCGACATCCTGGCCGGCCTCTTCGGGTGCCCCAGGCGGCTCTCGACGCTCTGTTGCTGGCCCCGGGACTCGGGTTACTACGGCCGCAACGACTGGGCCGGCCGTCTCCTGGATCAGCCTACGGGACGCTGGGTGCTCGATAGCCCCGCGAACAACGCGATGGCGCATTTCCTTCACAATCTCCTCTTCGTCCTTGGGTCTGAAATGCACCTGAGCGCGCAGCCGCGATCGGTGCAGGCCGAGATGTACCGGGCCAATTCGATCGAGAGTGCCGACACGGCTGCGTGCCGGGTGCTGACCGAGAATGGCACCGAGCTGCTGTTTTACGCATCCCACGCGACTGAGCGGGCCATTGACCCGCGTTTCCACTTTGAGTTCGAGGAGGCGGTTATCACCTGCGGCGAGGAGGGGGGTGAGATCGTGGCTCTGGACCGCAAGGGAAACCTCAAGTCCTACGGCGCGCCGGATGACACATCGCAGTTCCGGAAACTGGTCGCCGCCATTGACTACGTGAGGGGTGAGGGCACGATCGCCTGCGGCCCCGAGGCCGCCATGGCGCAGACGCTCTGCGTCAACGGCATGCATGACTCGGTGTTTGAAATTCCATCGTTCCCGGTTATGCAGGTGCGCCGGGAGGGGGCGCCCGGGCGCATGATCGTCGCCGGCCTCGACGACACCCTCCTGTGTTGCTATCGCCAGGGGAAGCTTCCCCGCGAAACCGGTGTCGCGTGGGCGGTCGCAGGCCGGTCGGTCAGTCTCTCCGATTACCGCTGTTTCCCGGGTGGAGCATCATGACCTCGCGTGAGCTGGTGCGACGC from the Terriglobia bacterium genome contains:
- a CDS encoding Gfo/Idh/MocA family oxidoreductase; this encodes MPGEDAEPVTVLMVAIGGYGFHYLKTLLDELPPSRCRLAGVVDPMAERSLLWPVVSHFGIPACSSIDEFYEEGHHADLAVISSPIHWHVPQSLVALSRGSSVLCDKPLGATIQEARELVEGRDHSGRWVMIGYQWSYSRAILALKRDILAGLFGCPRRLSTLCCWPRDSGYYGRNDWAGRLLDQPTGRWVLDSPANNAMAHFLHNLLFVLGSEMHLSAQPRSVQAEMYRANSIESADTAACRVLTENGTELLFYASHATERAIDPRFHFEFEEAVITCGEEGGEIVALDRKGNLKSYGAPDDTSQFRKLVAAIDYVRGEGTIACGPEAAMAQTLCVNGMHDSVFEIPSFPVMQVRREGAPGRMIVAGLDDTLLCCYRQGKLPRETGVAWAVAGRSVSLSDYRCFPGGAS